Proteins encoded together in one Coffea arabica cultivar ET-39 chromosome 2c, Coffea Arabica ET-39 HiFi, whole genome shotgun sequence window:
- the LOC140035334 gene encoding uncharacterized protein encodes MLLLVYECSSILTKCEGYACAYRLVVDMETRGQRKGRQPRQPRNERVANGSDIDQNVELSAGRGNDQIGQVLTRMTDILELLVAQQGQGVGQGNQRGNQEIGEDRALERFQKFSPPKFAGGPDPEVAENWLENIRNIFDALDYTEERQVTFAVFQLEGAARAWWNVIRNKWERDQTPRIWINFVREFNEKFLPPLVQEKREDDFIKLRQGTLSVAEYETRFTKLSTYAPELVATERKRIRRFIQGLDLEIQDALAAAQVETFSDALEKAQRVESTKSQLRAFQKRKRDTSDSTLGKNGPPPKVRKEVDEVGLLLPAPLMIKEPKGTMSRGTSVGQTRSKKTSQASQVTTPRPTCGYCGRTNHTEENCWLKGRKCMGCGSTNHKVHDCPRRYPRETTAQQGNGTVPRQVNGRRNRPMASERTHDMNTPHGSELSEITEGMNFEDEILLRRGGCEDS; translated from the coding sequence ATGTTGCTACTGGTATATGAGTGTAGTTCAATTTTAACTAAGTGTGAGGGTTATGCATGTGCGTATAGATTAGTTGTggacatggaaactagaggacaacgaaagggacgtcaacctagacaaccccgaaatgaaagagtagcTAATGGGTCCGATATCGATCAAAACGTTGAGCTAAGTGctgggagaggaaatgaccagataggacaagttttaactcgcatgacggatatcctagagctcttggtagctcaacaaggtcaaggtgttggacaaggaaaccaacgtggaaaccaagagataggggaggatcgagctttagagcggtttcagaaattctctccgcccaagtttgctggagggcctgatccagaggtggctgagaattggttagaaaatataagaaatatattcgatgccttggattacacagaggagagacaagtcacatttgctgtatttcaacttgaaggagcagcccgagcatggtggaatgttataagaaacaagtgggaaagagatcaaactccgaGAATTTGGATAAACTTCGTGcgtgaatttaatgagaaatttcttcctccacttgtccaagaaaagagagaagatgattttataaagcttcgtcaaggaactttaagcgtagctgagtatgaaacacgctttacgaagttatctacatatgccccagaattggtggctactgaacggaagagaataagacggtttatccaaggattagatttggaaatccaagatgcccttgccgcagcacaggttgaaacatttagtgacgctcttgaaaaagcgcaaagggtagaaagcacaaaatctcaactgagagcttttcaaaaaaggaaaagagatacatctgacagtacactaggaaaaaatggaccaccacccaaagttagaaaagaagtggatgaagtaggactgttacttcctgcaccactcatgataaaggaaccaaaaggaactatgtcacgagggacttcagtaggacaaacacgatcaaagaaaacctcgcaagcaagtcaggtcacaacacctcgtccgacttgtggatattgtggaaggacgaatcacactgaagaaaactgttggctaaagggacgaaagtgtatgggatgtgggagtaccaatcataaagttcatgactgtccaaggaggtatccacgagaaactactgctcaacaaggaaatggaactgttcctcgacaagtcaatggaaggagaaaccgaccaatggcatctgaaagaacgcatgacatgaacacaccacacggttcagagttgtctgagattacagaaggtatgaatttcgaggacgaaattcttttaaggaggggaggttgtgaggactcgtaa